In Strix uralensis isolate ZFMK-TIS-50842 chromosome 18, bStrUra1, whole genome shotgun sequence, one DNA window encodes the following:
- the RBPJL gene encoding recombining binding protein suppressor of hairless-like protein: MHQRRTSTSIAAACGLTSAHTEEQVPWGPLCLSIILSLSAHTDPAWKPPARPPKGLKAAFEAMAEDHLTSTSPLCPMRLSNESPTARHVEPETRSVKATCSRTWAWGSCSQPIICPNNLTREVQQTMDSYGSTDYNSKTHELIPNRAQVINLLLFGPKVVKTRLPRDEAKFIHILVTNIKDEIQEQTSTHTLFAGINCQSNESLKRSQESAYEMQFLLVTENLHAHCLCPTAHTWWLPRERDSPVSLPASSPTPVPTRSPASRRDWAPLCTAANAVLTERGGDPSGARSRAPIAQYALPRCTRLYYSLRKEILDCISRNLPQARRKDRCPQPHSKEKPPPEAANPRGAALPAEPLTHPCRPRSRSPPRYWGRSNPYQTNLLRDGVRRYLQLPADQTVLILHAKVAQKSYGNEKRFFCPPPCVYLSGPGWKLKQEQIKARDLGEADFRVCGYMGLDSMGSSLMETQKLSFEEQPDAKGFSCAKALYISDADKRKHFRLVLKLFFSNGQEIGTFHSKLIKVISKPSQKKQSLKNTDLCISSGSKVSLFNRLRSQTISTRYLSVEGGAFIASARQWAAFTLHLADEHCTRSEFPLREGYIRYGSVVQLICTATGITLPPLIIRKVTKQYAMLDVDEPISQLHKCAFQFQGSDHMYLCLSTEKVIQFQASPCPKEANRELLNDGSCWTIIGTETVEYTFSESLACVREPVSPVPLITALQLTGGGDVAMLEVQGEYFHAHLKVWFGDVEAETMYRSPKSLVCVVPDVSAFGSDWRWLRYPITVPLLLIRDDGLIYSSSFTFTYTPEQSFIPGQQVLSDIPQDSDKLLDSIHQEFTRTNFHLFMQS, encoded by the exons ATGCACCAGAGAAGAACCTCCACCAGCATCGCAGCAGCCTGTGGCCTCACTTCTGCCCACACTGAAGAGCAGGTGCCTTGGGGACCCTTGTGCCTCAGCATCATCCTGTCATTGTCAGCACACACAGATCCTGCATGGAAACCTCCTGCAAGACCTCCCAAGGGACTCAAAGCAGCATTTGAGGCCATGGCTGAGGACCACTTGACTTCAACCTCACCCCTAT GCCCCATGAGGCTCTCCAACGAGAGTCCTACAGCACGGCATGTGGAACCAGAGACCAGGAGTGTCAAAGCCACTTGCTCAA GAACCTGGGCATGGGGCAGCTGCTCTCAGCCCATCATCTGCCCCAACAACTTGACACGAGAGGTTCAGCAG ACCATGGACTCCTACGGGTCCACAGACTACAATTCAAAGACTCACGAACTTATAC CCAACAGAGCCCAAGTGATCAATTTGCTACTGTTTGGGCCCAAAGTGGTGAAAACACGATTACCGAGAG ATGAGGCCAAATTTATCCATATCCTGGTGACAAATATCAAGGATGAGATCCAAGAGCAGACttccacacacacactttttgcTGGTATCAACTGCCAATCTAATGAATCCCTGAAGAGATCACAAGAATCTGCTTATGAAATGCAGTTTCTACTTGTTACTGAGAACCTGCACGCTCACTGCCTATG TCCCACTGCACACACGTGGTGGCTTCCTCGGGAGCGGGACAGTCCCGTCTCCCTGCCGGCCTCCTCACCAACACCGGTTCCCACTCGCAGCCCTGCCTCCCGGAGGGACTGGGCACCTCTCTGCACCGCCGCAAACGCCGTCCTCACTGAACGAGGGGGAGACCCCAGCGGAGCAC GATCTCGAGCTCCTATTGCTCAGTACGCCCTGCCCAGGTGTACCAGACTTTATTATTCTCTGCGAAAAGAGATCCTCGATTGTATAAGCAGGAACCTGCCCCAAGCTAGGCGAAAG GatcgctgcccccagccccactccaaGGAAAAGCCCCCCCCGGAGGCTGCCAACCCCCGCG gggcggcgctgcccgcggaGCCCCTCACTCACCCCTGCCGGCCGCGgagccgctccccgccgcgctaCTGGGGCAG ATCCAACCCGTACCAAACCAACCTGCTTCGAGATGGCGTGCGGAGGTACCTGCAGCTGCCGGCAGACCAGACAGTACTGATACTGCACGCCAAAGTCGCACAGAAGTCATATGGCAATGAAAAAAG GTTTTTCTGCCCCCCACCTTGTGTCTACCTGAGCGGGCCAGGATGGAAGTTAAAACAGGAGCAGATAAAAG CCAGGGACCTGGGAGAGGCGGATTTTCGGGTGTGTGGGTACATGGGGTTGGACAGCATGGGCAGCAGCCTGATGGAGACCCAGAAGCTCAGCTTCGAGGAGCAGCCGGACGCAAAG GGCTTCAGCTGTGCCAAGGCACTGTACATCTCAGACGCGGACAAGCGCAAGCATTTCCGCCTGGTCCTGAAGCTCTTCTTCAGCAACGGGCAGGAGATCGGCACCTTCCACAGCAAGCTGATCAAGGTCATCTCCAAGCCCTCGCAGAAGAAGCAGTCGCTGAAGAACACAGACC TCTGCATCTCCTCGGGCTCCAAAGTCTCCCTCTTCAACCGCCTGCGCTCCCAGACCATCAGCACCCGCTACCTCTCTGTTGAGGGAGGAGCCTTCATCGCCAGTGCCAGGCAGTGGGCAGCCTTCACCCTCCACCTGG CCGACGAGCACTGCACCCGGAGCGAGTTCCCTCTGCGGGAAGGCTATATCCGCTACGGCTCCGTGGTCCAGCTCATCTGCACGGCCACTGGCATCACCCTGCCTCCCCTG ATCATCCGGAAGGTGACGAAGCAGTATGCCATGCTGGATGTGGACGAGCCCATCTCCCAGCTCCACAAATGTGCCTTCCAGTTCCAGGGCAGCGACCACATGTACCTGTGTCTCTCCACAGAGAAAGTGATTCAGTTCCAG GCATCTCCCTGCCCAAAGGAAGCCAACCGGGAGCTGCTGAACGATGGCTCCTGCTGGACCATCATCGGCACCGAGACGGTGGAGTACACCTTCAGCGAGAGCCTGGCCTGTGTCCGTGAGCCCGTCAGCCCCGTGCCGCTCATCACTGCCCTGCAG CTCACGGGCGGCGGGGACGTGGCCATgctggaggtgcagggggagTATTTCCATGCACACCTCAAGGTCTGGTTCGGAGACGTGGAAGCAGAGACGATGTACAG GAGCCCCAAGTCCCTCGTGTGTGTTGTCCCCGATGTCTCTGCCTTTGGCAGTGACTGGAGGTGGCTGCGCTACCCCATCACGGTCCCGCTCCTGCTGATCAGGGATGATGGCCTCATCTACTCCAGCTCATTCACATTCACCTACACCCCGGAGCAGAGCTTCATCCCAGGGCAGCAGGTCCTCTCGGACATCCCCCAGGACTCAGACAAATTACTTGACAGCATCCATCAGGAGTTCACCAGGACCAACTTCCACCTCTTCATGCAGAGCTAG